Proteins encoded in a region of the Zea mays cultivar B73 chromosome 4, Zm-B73-REFERENCE-NAM-5.0, whole genome shotgun sequence genome:
- the LOC100193215 gene encoding HVA22-like protein c, translating into MGSGSLLKVFANNFDVLAGPLVALAYPLLPFWPSMKLIFICWLVLPYFNGAAYVYQNYVRPAFIKNQMVNIWYVPQKKGLLGKSDDFLTALDKFIEENGTDALKKLANKAGKPFKQSGKSSKDQKETKSSKDSKEPKPSKDAKQPKPSKDTKEPKPPKVSKSPKDSKEQKKATLKDPKKAPKDSKGLKKALKDPKEQESLEDPKEHTAKKAGKRVTFAEVEPEKELKASNSDWHPSSDFHAAYPEQNPWASGFMIFEDENSYWNRGPLDC; encoded by the exons ATGGGCTCCGGATCTCTGCTCAAGGTCTTCGCCAACAACTTCGACGTCCTTGCAGG GCCTTTGGTGGCATTGGCTTATCCTTT GCTTCCTTTCTGGCCTTCAATGAAATTGATCTTTATTTGCTGGCTTGTCTTGCCATACTTCAATGGCGCAGCCTATGTGTACCAGAATTATGTGAGACCTGCCTTCATAAAGAACCAGATGGTCAACATTTGGTATGTCCCTCAGAAAAAAGGCCTTCTTGGGAAATCTGATGACTTCCTCACAGCACTTGATAAGTTCATTGAAGAAAATGGGACTGACGCGCTGAAGAAATTGGCGAACAAG GCTGGCAAGCCATTTAAACAGTCTGGGAAATCATCTAAGGATCAGAAAGAGACAAAATCATCAAAGGATTCCAAAGAACCGAAGCCATCAAAAGATGCAAAGCAACCAAAGCCATCAAAAGATACAAAGGAGCCAAAGCCACCAAAGGTTTCAAAGTCACCCAAGGACTCCAAAGAACAGAAGAAGGCAACGCTGAAAGATCCGAAGAAAGCACCAAAGGATTCTAAAGGACTGAAGAAAGCGCTTAAGGATCCGAAAGAACAGGAATCATTGGAAGACCCAAAGGAACATACAGCAAAGAAGGCCGGCAAGCGTGTGACGTTCGCCGAGGTGGAGCCTGAGAAGGAGCTCAAGGCCTCGAACAGTGACTGGCACCCATCCTCTGATTTCCACGCGGCGTACCCTGAGCAGAACCCATGGGCTAGCGGCTTCATGATCTTTGAGGATGAAAACAGCTACTGGAACCGAGGACCCCTAGACTG CTGA
- the LOC100193215 gene encoding HVA22-like protein c isoform X1: MGSGSLLKVFANNFDVLAGPLVALAYPLYASIKAIETKSPVDDQQWLTYWVLYSLITLFELTFASIIQWLPFWPSMKLIFICWLVLPYFNGAAYVYQNYVRPAFIKNQMVNIWYVPQKKGLLGKSDDFLTALDKFIEENGTDALKKLANKAGKPFKQSGKSSKDQKETKSSKDSKEPKPSKDAKQPKPSKDTKEPKPPKVSKSPKDSKEQKKATLKDPKKAPKDSKGLKKALKDPKEQESLEDPKEHTAKKAGKRVTFAEVEPEKELKASNSDWHPSSDFHAAYPEQNPWASGFMIFEDENSYWNRGPLDC; the protein is encoded by the exons ATGGGCTCCGGATCTCTGCTCAAGGTCTTCGCCAACAACTTCGACGTCCTTGCAGG GCCTTTGGTGGCATTGGCTTATCCTTT GTATGCTTCCATTAAGGCAATAGAGACCAAATCTCCTGTGGATGATCAACAATGGCTCACATATTGGGTCCTGTACTCACTAATAACATTGTTTGAACTCACATTTGCATCAATTATTCAGTG GCTTCCTTTCTGGCCTTCAATGAAATTGATCTTTATTTGCTGGCTTGTCTTGCCATACTTCAATGGCGCAGCCTATGTGTACCAGAATTATGTGAGACCTGCCTTCATAAAGAACCAGATGGTCAACATTTGGTATGTCCCTCAGAAAAAAGGCCTTCTTGGGAAATCTGATGACTTCCTCACAGCACTTGATAAGTTCATTGAAGAAAATGGGACTGACGCGCTGAAGAAATTGGCGAACAAG GCTGGCAAGCCATTTAAACAGTCTGGGAAATCATCTAAGGATCAGAAAGAGACAAAATCATCAAAGGATTCCAAAGAACCGAAGCCATCAAAAGATGCAAAGCAACCAAAGCCATCAAAAGATACAAAGGAGCCAAAGCCACCAAAGGTTTCAAAGTCACCCAAGGACTCCAAAGAACAGAAGAAGGCAACGCTGAAAGATCCGAAGAAAGCACCAAAGGATTCTAAAGGACTGAAGAAAGCGCTTAAGGATCCGAAAGAACAGGAATCATTGGAAGACCCAAAGGAACATACAGCAAAGAAGGCCGGCAAGCGTGTGACGTTCGCCGAGGTGGAGCCTGAGAAGGAGCTCAAGGCCTCGAACAGTGACTGGCACCCATCCTCTGATTTCCACGCGGCGTACCCTGAGCAGAACCCATGGGCTAGCGGCTTCATGATCTTTGAGGATGAAAACAGCTACTGGAACCGAGGACCCCTAGACTG CTGA